CCCACAAAATCGCCAAGTCCAGAATATAGCATTTCCCAAGAATCTCTCTGATCCATTCCTGAGAGAATGGACCAAACTACCCCAAAATCCTCTTATGACTCCCATTGATGGGATCAATGCAAGCTCATTCAGGGATCCAACCACTGCTTGGAAGGCTCCTGATGGGAAATGGAGGGTAATCATTGGAAGCAAGACCGGTCGCCGAGGGAAGGCAATTCTCTATAAGAGCAAGGATTTCATTAAATGGGACAGAGTTAACCGTCCACTCCATTCATCCAAGAAGACAGGAATGTGGGAGTGCCCAGATTTCTTCCCTGTTTCTGTAAAAAGTGAAGTTGGTCTTGACACATCTGTGATTACTCCTGATGTTAAGCATGTTCTTAAGGTGAGCTTGGATGATACCAAACATGAATACTACACAATTGGTACttacaaattgaagaaggataaGTATGTTCCAAACAAGGGTTCCATCGATGATGATTCAGGCCTGAGATATGATTATGGAAAATTTTACGCTTCCAAGACATTCTTCGACAATTCTAAGAACAGAAGGATACTGTGGGGTTGGGTTAATGAATCAGATAGCGAACACGATGCTGTGAAGAGAGGATGGGCAGGAGTTCAGGTAAAGCAGAGGAGTTTAAACAATTCATCATGAACATCCTTCTTAGTCCCAAGTACTGCCTGTGTACTATGAGGACTAGGAAGTGACTTGAGTTTTATCTACTGGTTCTGTTTGCAGGCAATTCCGAGAAATATTTGGCTCGACAAGTCTGGGAAGCAACTGGTTCAATGGCCAGTCGAAGAAATCGAGAAGTTACATGAAAAACCAGTTGATTTGCAGAGTACAGAGCTGAAGAAAGGATCTGTAATTGAAGTTTCTGGTGTCACTGCCTCGCAGGTGAGTTTCTTACTCTGTTTTCCTTCACAAGAGTGAATCTAGTTATTGATACGTTTCAGACCCAATATTGCATCAAATGAATAAAATCTACCTACCCTCAGAGATCTCTCTAATCCAGattgaaatttcaattttctttaCCAAACTAGAGAAGAGACAAACAAAGTCTATGTGATTTGCTTCTCTTCCAGCTTATagatttttaatttctcttccttttgggTTACTAAAAGGCCGATGTGGAGGTTTCATTTGCCTTGTCAACATTGGAGAAAGCTGAGAATATGGACCCAAGTTGGAAAAATCCACAACTACTTTGTAGTCAAAAAGGGGCTTCTGTTAAAGGAAGTATAGGACCATTTGGATTGCTAGTTTTGGCTTCTGAAGGCTTGGAAGAACAAACATCCATATTTTTCAGGGTATTCAAAGATCAAGAGAAATATGTGGTGCTCATGTGCAGTGACCAAAGCAGGTCAGTTTCAagattatctcttcttctttttttattttttttgtaattccaTTTTAGTATTCTCCAGGTTCTCTCAAATCAAATCTACCTTGGGTCATCACCCCCTAAAATCTTTCCTAATTTTGTATAATAAACAAAACAGGTCTTCTTTGAGGAAAGATCATCTGCTGGATAAAACCACCTATGGAGCTTTTCTAGATGTGGATCCTCAGCATGAGGAATTATCACTAAGGAGCTTGGTAAGTTGATTAAGGGTAAATAATTTACATTTTCTTATTCTCATGGATCAAGACTCGAGAGTCAACCTCATTCATTAATCACAATAGAAAgcgaaaaaaaatataaaaaataaaaaaaaaactaatttggATTTTGCAGCCACACTTTTTCCttagataagtcacatgtcaaatttgattACTTAAATACAAGAATTTTGATATATATGTGGAGCTTCATATTTTGCAGATAGATCATTCCATCGTCGAGAGTTTTGGTGGCAAAGGAAAGGTTTGTATCACATCTAGGGTTTATCCAGAAAAGGCTCAGTATGACAAAGCACACCTATATGTATTTAACAATGGAACGGAGAATATAAGGGTCTCAAAATTAAGTGCTTGGAGCATGAAGAAAGCTCAAATCATCTATTGAAAGGAGgaaaaacaagataaaatagCAAGGAGATGGACAAGATGATGTAAACCACAACGAAAACGTGTCTGGTTAAATCGTTTATCCCAATTACCTTATGAACGATAACTTCATAAGGATTTTCATTGTTTGAAGCCTATTGTATTTGTCAAGTTGTGGGTTAATTTCAAAACTAGTAACTAGGGGTTTTGCTAGAGTTGAGCCCAGACTCCTCTAATGAATTGGAACTACTTTTAATTGTGACTTTATAAACATTCTcacccttctctttctctctctctctctctctcttgtgtttgTGTCTATATGTGCACGTGTGCTTTGTGTATTTTTATTTGTGACTTTATAAACATTCTcacctccctcccctccctctctctctctctctctctctctctctctctctcttgtgtttgTGGGTATGTGTGCACGTGTGCTTTGTATAGAAATGAAAATCTGAACATActgaaacaaaaagaagaaataatcgTACAACCACGTCAAAAGGATATACATGAGTCGACAAGGTACCTACTTCCATTGTGAGATGAAAGCAGTCTTCACaagaaaggagaaaattatTAGAAGCTCTCTAACTCATGCCTTTTTGTGTTTACAAAGAATTCTCTGTGTCGTTATATGACTTGAATAAGTCAAATGAGGCAGCTCCCCACCTTTAttgaatgaaaaagaagagatggttgtTGCATAATTTGCAAGAACACAAACTCTCATGCGTTTCTTCAAGGACATGAGAGTGGTTCATTATTGACTTATGGAGACGAGACAAATTGTCTCTACCTCATTAATGTTGCATAAGTAAaagtctttctctctcacatttTATTCAAACCATAGAACAACACCGACTTGATTTTCTTCAATCAAGGAAGAGACACCAACAGTTAACGATGCGTGCTTATTTGACAAGCTGAAGGTAGTAGTTGCACCTTCCACATCGACAAAGAAAAAGGAGTTGCACGTGGTTTACAAGCCCACTCCCTTCTTCTATAAATAGTTTGTGGGAGAGATCCTTAGAACATAGAACAACAGTTCAGAGTTCTATCTAGAACAAAATACAGAGTGCTCTTGTAATatttctgagagagagagagataggaagAGTACAATTGTCACACCTGCAACCCACCCCTTAGGAGGATTCGGTTAGTGACCCCGATACCCAAGGTATCCAACCACTTCCAGGATctagatgcagtaaatacacgtcacaagcataACACAATATCGGGATAACAAGTGtttcattgatcagagtgcacaAAAAGTAAAGTACTTACAAGTTTTATgtatattatttacattgatACCCCCAGATAGCCTGATATCCCTATGTTCACATCTATCAGACCATGTACAACTATTCAGGAATATTTACAGTAGAATTACATCCACCAAAAGAATAGTGTTTCaactaaagaaaaataatagataAGTCCACGTCTTCAGTCCATGTTCTCCAGGAACACCCTAATTACTCGCATGATAAGGGTCACACCCCTCTAGGTCCACACCAACATGCTCACAATGATCATCAACCTCCGCCTCGAAATACCTCCATACTACCATCACATCTACCTGCAAGATGGTTGTGCCCGGATACCTAAGGTATCCAACCACttccaggatccagatgcagtaaatacatgTCACAAGCATAATACAATATCGAGATAACAAGTGTTTCAATGATCAGAATGCACGGAAAGTAAAGTACTTACAAGTTTTAGTGATCCGGATACCCAAGGTATCCAACCACTTCCAGGATCCAGATACAGTAAACATACGTCACAAGCATAACACAATATCGAGATAAATTTTTCATTGATCAGAATGCACGAAAAGTAAAGTACTTACAAGTTTTATgtatattatttacattgatACCCCCCGATAGCCTGATATCCCTATGTTCACATCTATCAAACCATATACAACTATTCAAAAATATTTACAGTAGAATTACATCCACAAAAAGAATAGTGTTTCaactaaagaaaaataaaagataagtcCACGTCATCAGTCCATGTTCTCCAGGAACACCTTAATCACTTGCGTGATAAGGGTCACACCCCTCTAGGTCCACACCAACATGCTCACAATGATCATCAACCTCCGCCTCGAAATACCTCCACACTACCATCACATCTACctacaagatcatctaaaaagaaagatttcatgatagtgagtTCCACCGAGCCTTGTGAATGAAgaataaaccatgcatgcaaatgcaacacaaaacatgatcctatatgcatgaggTCCAGTTTTATTcttaatccacctaacaacaaaaccAAGTCCAAGTAAGAAGGTACTACTACaattcccaatacatgtatctttGGTGcgagcttctaaccccttctcgcgatacatccattgagttgtcgggaAGACCAGTCGACTCCAGCATCCGCTCCCAAGGTCAACCAGACCAAACTTCAATGTTACCACTGTGCTATCTCCAACCCTGTTGACTGATGGGACAACTGACACCACATGTCCTAATGACCCAATGAATCTACTGACCGACCAATGCCTTTTCGAGGCATTGACCTCACACAATTGTGGTATCctacaccttaacccctgttggtaaggattCGTAGTACGGGTGATGATAATCCCTAGCCTCATACAAttctaaatggcatagtacgaggtgtacagtgctcccgtatcccatactacggcacaccataaGGTTTTATCCACATCATCTacatgtaaccttcttttgaatgccccttgtcttattcatAAAAGGTTCTTGAAATCAGGGGTAAAAATGGTTTTTTAGAATAATTTGAAAATATACTTACCATTCTCAAGCATTGTCTCATTTCAAGTGCACATGAAAAGATTAGATTTTACCCTCACTAAAAGAAGAAGTGTGTTAgactaagagggtaaaaaaataaagtattaAATTCTTTGCATCAATAAAAAATCCTTTGTGTCTAATTGTAACCAGACTTTTTTTCCCTCCAGACAATAAGGTAGCAATATAATATAAGATCCAATACTATAATTTCATAATAAGAGAGACAAAAGGATTGAAGGGTGGAGGTGGGGGCAGGGAAAGTTTTGTAGAGCAAGGGGTTGTTGGCTCAGGCAAATCCAAAAGGGGAGTGAATTGGATGAGAGAGTAAAATTGACATTTAGGATGTATATATTCTTCTCAAAGACATTTGACGAACCATAAGAGAGGTTGTAGAGTGTGTAAAAGAGAGTTGAAAAGGAGATTGAGAAACAATGAGATACATAAGGATTTAAAGTAGTTTGGAGACGGGCTTACATCTACTACCAAGAGGCAGCCTATAGGACTTTCCACTAAAGTGATCAACTCAAATAACAGATCACAATGTGTTTTCAAAATCAACACAAACCCAAGTGTTTGGGCTCACACTGAAACCTAGTGGTTTCCTAGGCTCACTACTAACAACattacaacaaaacaaaacaaaagttcATATGAAAATAATTAATCATCAAATGATTCACTAATACAAAGCAAAAGTTGCAAGCTTCactacaaataaaaaataaaaaaattaatttcaagggaattttttttgggtaatttacacataccacccctgaggactaacgaaagtataattttactcccccagttttggataattctgcgtacccccctgaggtttacaaacgttaacaaatacacccattccatcaggtcatgactaacagtgttaaaatcaagaggtacagttacaaaaatgccccttgaaccaaaaaaaaacttgcaactcatcttccccaaatcgtttacggtttgaaaaaggggaagatcAGTTGTTGGTATGAGAGGTGGGGCTTGAAGCATGTTCAGTTTGGGGCTTGTAGATTTCTATCAATTTCAGGCCGGTCACGCCTCAAGATTACTGGTGGCAATGTCTCACCAGCTAGATTTAGATTCCGGCAAACTCAAGCTCTGGATCTGAAACTCTAAGGAGGAGACTCTGTTCCTGTTCTTCCAACCTTGTTGATTGAAACCGGCGAGTGGGATGTTATATCATCACTGTCCCCATTGGCTCTCAACCCAACATTTTCATTGACAGCCCTTCCATTGCTCATCAAGCCCTCATCCAAAATGGAGCCATCTTTGCCGATTGCCCACATACTTAATCAATCTGCCACTAGCAAGTTGCAAAGAGCCATAAGCTCTTCTCTTTATGGCCCATACTGGCGTCTACTCCACAGGAACCTCACCTCTGAGAT
The sequence above is a segment of the Telopea speciosissima isolate NSW1024214 ecotype Mountain lineage chromosome 7, Tspe_v1, whole genome shotgun sequence genome. Coding sequences within it:
- the LOC122668116 gene encoding beta-fructofuranosidase, insoluble isoenzyme CWINV1-like, which gives rise to MAFNVVWLIGLCSLLLSYGVHVEASHKVCLDLQSYEHTTATHQPFRTGYHFQPAKNWINDPNGPMIYKGIYHLLYQYNPKGSVWGNIVWAHTTSTDLVNWVHHEPAIYPSIESDINGCWSGSTTILPGAKPAILYTGIDPQNRQVQNIAFPKNLSDPFLREWTKLPQNPLMTPIDGINASSFRDPTTAWKAPDGKWRVIIGSKTGRRGKAILYKSKDFIKWDRVNRPLHSSKKTGMWECPDFFPVSVKSEVGLDTSVITPDVKHVLKVSLDDTKHEYYTIGTYKLKKDKYVPNKGSIDDDSGLRYDYGKFYASKTFFDNSKNRRILWGWVNESDSEHDAVKRGWAGVQAIPRNIWLDKSGKQLVQWPVEEIEKLHEKPVDLQSTELKKGSVIEVSGVTASQADVEVSFALSTLEKAENMDPSWKNPQLLCSQKGASVKGSIGPFGLLVLASEGLEEQTSIFFRVFKDQEKYVVLMCSDQSRSSLRKDHLLDKTTYGAFLDVDPQHEELSLRSLIDHSIVESFGGKGKVCITSRVYPEKAQYDKAHLYVFNNGTENIRVSKLSAWSMKKAQIIY